The region GATGATACAGTTTTTGAAGAACCTGTTTGGAGGGAATGAGCCTGCGCTGGAGGTCTCGCTTGGCGAGCTTGGCGCGGATATGCATTCGCACATTCTTCCGGGCATAGACGACGGCTCCGAAAGCCTGGCGCAGTCGCTGGAACTCGTGCAGGGGATGAAGGAGCTGGGCTACCGCAAACTGATCATGACGCCGCACATCATGAGCGACTTCTACAAAAACACGCCGGAGATTATTCGCGAGAAGCTGCAGCTGCTGCGGCAGGCGGTAAAAGAGGCGGGTATAGAGATAGAGCTGGACTGCGCGGCGGAGTATTACCTGGACGAGGGCCTGCTCGATAAGCTCGACAACGATGAGGAGCTGCTGACCTTCGGCAAGAACTATCTCTTGTTCGAGACATCGTTCCTGAATGAGCCCCTGAACCTGCGGGAGACGATCTTTAAGATGCGCTCCAAGGGGTACCAGCCCGTGCTGGCGCACCCGGAGCGGTACACGTATTTCTATGGCAAGTTCGAGGAACTGGTGGCACTACGGGAGCATGGCGTGCTGTTTCAGCCCAACCTCAACTCGTTGGTCGGCTACTACTCCCCCGGTGCCAGGGATGTGGCCGAGCGGTTGGTAGAGCAGGGCTTAGTTGATTTTCTGGGCACCGACACCCATGGCATGAAGCATATCGCCACTTTGCACAAGGTGCTCGGTTCTAAGTACCTGGTTAAGGCACTGGCCTTGCCGCTGCGCAACAGGCAGCTCTAATTTTACCTCATTTCATACGCTATACTTCCACAAACCATGGTATTTGTAACGGGCGGCAGTGGCCTGATCGGCAGTTTTCTGATTCCGGAGCTCTTGCAGCGCGGGCACCAGGTAAAGGCGCTTTACCGCAACCAAATACCCGCTGTGGCCGGTGCAGACCAGGTGCAGTGGGTGGAGGGCGATATCCTGGACCCGGCCCTGCTGCGCGAGGCGCTGGTGGGTGTGAAGTATGTTTTCCATAGTGCCGGCTTGGTGTCGTACGCGCCGCAGGACGGAGAATTGCTGAAACAGGTGAACATAGAGGGCACCGCCAACCTGGTGGATGCCTGCCTGGAGGCCGGAGGTATAAAGCTCTGCCACGTGAGCTCGATCGCGGCGGTTGGCCGGCCCAAAAACACGGAGGTGCTCAACGAGGACGCCAAGTGGGACCCTGCGGCAGAGGTATCGGCTTATGCCAGCTCCAAGTACTTTGGGGAACTGGAAGTATGGCGCGGCGTGGCCGAGGGGTTGGATGCCGTTATCGTGAACCCCTCGATTATACTTGGCCCCGCCGACTGGAGCCGCAGCAGCACTCAACTGTTCCGGTACGTGTACAACGAACGCCCCTTTTATACCGCTGGCGAGGCCAACTTCGTGGATGTGCGCGATGTGGTGGAGGCTATGCTGCGCCTCGCCTTCTCGGACTTATCCGGGGAAAGGTTTATCCTGAATGCGGAGCGGGTGAGCTACAAGAATTTTTTTGAGAAGGCGGCAGCCTGCTTCGGCAAGAGAGCGCCAGGCATGAGAGTGCCGTCGGCGCTGGCAGAAGTGGTGTGGCGGCTGGAGCATGCCCGCGCCTGGCTTACGGGCGCCCGCCCGCTCATCACCAAAGACACGGCCCGGGTATCCCGGAAAACCCACTTCTTCAGCAACGATAAGCTGCGGAAGGCGATCGGGTTTGAGTTCAGACCTGTTTCAGAGTCAGTGAATTGGGTTTGCCGGGAGTTGCAGGGGCAAATGAGCGCTGGCAGTCTGCAAGGGGGTAAATAAACTATTTGCAGTGTTATAATGTAGTAAGAAAAAGGCTGTTTGCGCAGCTTGTTGGATACCGGAGATGAAAGAAAACTTTGACGAACACAGCGAGGAGCTGGAACTGATACAGCGTTACGAGCGCATGCTCGGCAACAACGAAGCGGCTTTCTTCGACCTCACCGATTTTGAGTATATCATAGATCATTATACCGCAAACTTTGAATACAAGAAGGCGCTGGCGGCCTGTAACTCGGCCCTGGTGCAGTACCCGTTCTCTACGGAGCTGCAGATAGACAAGGCGCAGCTGCTGGCCATGTCGGGTAGCTTCGAGGAGGCCCTTGTGCTGATTAATAAAGTGGCGGAGGTGGAGCCCGAGAACGCGGATGTGCAGCTGACGCGCGGTATTATCTATACCCAACGGGGGGAATTCCGCGATGCCATCGACTATTTTAAGAAGGCGCTGGCTTACGCTGATGACCGCGACGATATATACTTCAACATTGCCCTGGCCTACCAGACCTGGGGCAAGCTGTCGTCGGCGGTGAAGTATTACAAGAAATGCGTGGAGCTGAACCCCGAGAACGAGGCAGCTATGCAGGAGATACTCTACTGCCTGGATGTGACCAATACCGTGAGCGAGAATGTACCCTTCTTCCAGAAGTTTGTGGACGACGAGCCCTACTCGTATGTGGCCTGGTTTAACCTGGGCAACGTGTACAATAAGATGGGCGCCTACGATAAGGCCATTGCCGCCTACGACTACGCCACCATCATCCGCCCGGACTTTATCACGGCCTACAACAACATGGCCAACGCCCTGGTATACATGGGCGAGTATACCAAGGCCATCGAGGCCTTCAACGCCATGATCGAGCATGGGGAGCCGAACGCTGAGATCTACTGTAACATTGGCGAGTGCTATGAGAAAATGCAGCAATGGGACCTCTCGCGGCGCTACTACCAGAAGTCCGTGGACCTGGACCCGGAGATGGACGAAGCCTGGTTCGGCATCGGTGTCATACTGGATGCACAGGGAAAGTGGTACGAGGCAGTGCACTTCTTCAAGAAAGCCGTGGAGCTGTACGACGACAGCGCCGATTACTGGGTGGCCCTGGCCGGTGCCGAATATCACGTAGGCCATGTGGTGTCGGCGCTGGAGAGCTATGAGCGGGCATCCGAGATCCGGCCCGACGATAAGAATATCTACCTGAACTGGTCGGTTATACTTTATGAGCAGGGCAATTTTGAGGAGGCCACCGACATCATACTCAACGCCATAGAGCTGCAGCCAAAGGAGGCGGAGCTATACTATAGAGCCTGCGCCTACATGCTTTCTGCAGGAAAATACCGCGAAGCTTATAATTATCTGGAAAATGCGTTAATTTTGGACTTCGACAAGCACAGGCTGCTATTCGAGTTCTTTCCCGAGCTGGAGTCGCAGCGCGCATTAGCCCGATTAATAGATCAGTACCGCAAATAAAATCAGATGAATTATACCCTTAAGAGCATTCCGGAGCGCGCGGCCAAGCCCCGTGAGCGTGGATTTACCATGGCCATGGACAAAGGCCTGAGCGTACGGGAGGTGGAGGACTTCCTGGAGGTAGCCGGAGAGTACGTAGATATTGTAAAACTGGGCTGGGCCACGTCTTTCGTTACGCCTAACCTTACCAAGAAGCTGGATGTCTACAGGGCTGCCGGTATCCCAACCTATTTCGGAGGTACCTTGTTTGAGGCGTTCATCGCCCGCAATCAGTTCGAGGACTACCGCCGGGTGCTGGACAAGTACCAAATGACGTTTGCCGAGGTATCGGATGGCTCGCTGGATATGCCGCACGACGAAAAGTGCGCGTACATCGCCAAACTGGCAGAGCAGGTAACGGTGCTGTCGGAGGTGGGCTCCAAGGATGCCGAGAAGATCATTCCGCCCTACATGTGGATCAGGCTGATGAAGGCGGAACTGGAGGCCGGCGCCTGGAAGGTGATCGGGGAGGCCCGCGAGGGAGGTAATGTAGGCCTGTTCCGCTCTACCGGCGAGGTGCGTAGCGGCCTGGTGGAGGAGATCCTGACGCAGGTGCCTTTCGAGAAGATCTTGTGGGAGGCCCCGCAGAAGGCGCAGCAGGTATGGTTTATCAAACTGTTGGGCGCCAACGTGAACTTGGGTAACATTGCGCCAAGCGAAGTTATTCCGCTGGAGACGATCCGCCTGGGCCTGCGTGGCGACACGTTCGACCACTTCCTGAACATGGAAAAGGCAGGACAGAAGATATAAAGTATAAAATTGAAAGTATAAATTGCCCGTCGGTGTGGCCGCACGGGCAATTTTTTGTCTTATAGGATGCTACACCAAGTATAGCTGAATCAATTTTATGGAAAGAAGATCGCTGAAAGAGTATTTGTTGCTGTTCTCCAAAGGCATGGGCATGGGTGCTGCCGATGTGGTGCCCGGCGTCTCAGGCGGAACCATTGCCTTTATCACCGGCATCTACGAGGAGTTGTTGGGCTCCATTCGCTCTGTAAACGGGCAGGCCCTGAAGCTGCTGTTGCGCTTCGACCTGAAAGGGTTCTGGAAGCACATCAACGGGAACTTCCTGGTGGTGCTGCTGGCAGGAATCGGGGTGTCTTTCGCTTCCCTCTCAAGGCTGATTTTATACTTGCTAGAGTTTCACGCAGAGATGCTGTGGGCCTTTTTCTTTGGGCTGATCGTAGCCTCTGCTGTGGTGGTGGCCAAAAAGATTACCCGCTGGACCCTGGGCGTGGTGCTGGCCGGGCTGCTTGGCATTGCCATAGCCTATTATATCACGGTGGCCACCCCGGCGCAAACGCCGGAGGCGTACTGGTTTGTGTTTTTGTCCGGTGCCATTGCTATCTGTGCTATGATTCTGCCGGGAATATCGGGTAGCTTTATACTTGTGCTGCTGGCTAAGTATGAGTACATCATGCTGGCGCTCAAGGATCTGAAGATAAGTATTATCCTTACGTTTGGGCTTGGCTGCGTTACCGGCATCCTTACTTTCTCGCATGTGCTGAACTGGATGCTCAGGAAGTACCATAACGTCACGGTGGCGTTGCTCACGGGCTTCATGGTCGGCTCCCTGAACAAGGTATGGCCCTGGAAACAAACGCTAGAAACCTACACCGACCGTCATGGCGAGGTGAAACCGCTGGTGCAGGAGAATGTGCTGCCAACCAATTATGAGGCTATAACCGGTCATGATGCATACTTACTCTACGGTGCTCTGCTGGCCATTTTCGGGTTCCTGATGGTATACTTGCTGGACCGCTTCTCCAACGATACCGCTACCCAGCAGGTGCGGGTGTAACTCTCAAGTATAAATTATATGCGCAAATTCGGGCTCATTGGTAAAAAGCTTGGCCATTCCTTCTCCAAAAAATACTTTACCGAGAAGTATGAGCGGGAAGGCATAACTGACGCCGTTTATGGGCTGTACGAGCTGCCCGGGGTGCAAGCGCTTCCGGGGCTGTTGCAGCAGGAGCCGGAGCTGGTGGGCCTGAACGTAACGGTGCCCTACAAAGAGCAGGTAATCCCGTTGCTGGATGAGCTGGATGAGGCTGCCGCCGCCATCGGCGCCGTGAACACGATTAAGATAAGCGGCGGGCGCACCAAAGGGTATAACACCGACTATATCGGCTTCAGGAATTCCCTGGAGGAGTTTTATCCGGAGCAGGAGCGGGGGCAGGCGCTGGTGCTGGGCACAGGCGGTGCAGCCAAGGCCGTGTGGGCCGCGCTGGACGCGCTGGGCATCCCGTACCTGCGTGTTTCCAGGAAAGAGGCGGAGGGGCAGCTGAGCTACGCACAGCTAACGCCGGAGCTGCTGCTCAGCTATAACCTTGTCATCAACACTACGCCGCTGGGCATGTACCCCCACGTGCAGGAGCAGCCGCCGCTGCCGTATGAGCACATCACCGCCGGGCACTATTGCTACGATTTGGTGTACAATCCCATCCAAACGCTTTTTCTGCAGAGTTGCGCCGCCCAGGGGGCCAGCACACTCAACGGTTTGCCCATGCTGCACCTGCAGGCGGAAGCCGCCTGGGATATTTGGAATTCTTAATATTTAATATTACAATTGTCAAGGGTATAAAAAAGGCCGGGACAGTGCAACTTTACCCGGTGTTATATGCGTTTAAGTAGTACGAGCTCTTAAACCCTACTGCATGACGCAACTATACACCCTAAAACAAAAAGCACATTCGTTACATACTGATATCTACGCCCTGTACCTGGCTTACCGCGACAGCCGCGTGAGGTGGTATGTACAGGTGCTCCTGGCGGTTTCCATCGCCTACGCGGTTAGCCCGATTGACCTGTTGCCTGACCTGGTTCCGGTTTTCGGTTACCTGGATGATGTGGTGATTGTGGCGCTGGGCTTGTCGGTTTCGTACAGGCTGCTGCCCAAGGCGGTGCTGCAGGAGGCGAGGCTGCAGGCGTATGAGGAAATGGGGCAGTCCGTTCTGGCGATAAAGGCCATCAGTTATGCCTGGCTACTGCTGCTGACATTGCTCGGCATACTTTTTTACAAGTTCCTGCATCTACCCTATTAAGGTATATAAGATCTTTTGAGCGAGGTTTAAGATGATTTACAACTACTAAAATGCTTGCTGCGAAAGAAGAAAGCCTCCCGCCCGGGAGGCTTTACTTTTTTAGGGGGTTTATACTTCGTGTGATCTGTGATTCTTTTGCTCTCTTCTTTTGGATGAGTAGCCGTTTATACTTTCATTCGTTGTCCTGCTAAAACTTCCCGCTTAAAGTATAAACGCACTTTCTGGACCCTGTCTGGTACTTAAATCAGTAAACTTTAAAATAATCATAGCAGGTGCAGCTGTTGCTGCTATGGTATTTTCCTATCTTTACTCGCAGAAGCGGGTCTTTCCCAGAGGCTTGGCCCCTTCCTGAAAATATTTTTTGCCTGCTTGCAACCTTAAGTGCCTGGCAGGAATCATAGTATAAACAAACGTAAAGCAGGCGGCATTTGAAGCTTTTTACCAAACCAAAGTCAGATGAGGAGAGGCTCATAGAAGGGTGCATCGCGGGCAAGCGCGACATGCAGCGCCTGCTCTATGACCTTTATGCTAAAAAGATGATGGTGGTGTGCCTGCGTTACGCTCCCACTACCTTCGAAGCCGAGGATATCATGCAGGATGCCTTTATCAAGGTGTTCAACCATATCCAAAACTTTAAGAAGGACTGCCCGCTGGAGTTCTGGATCCGCCGCATCATGGTGAACACCGCCCTGAAGCACCTGCGCAGCAAGCAACTGCTCACCGTGTCGCATGAGGCGGAGGAGGTGGCCAACATCAGCTCCGGGGATATGAGCCTGAGCGACTATACCATGGACGAGCTCCTGGGCATGATACAGAGTCTGGCACCCCGCTACCGGATGGTATTTAACCTCTACGCGATAGAGGGCTACAACCACAAGGAGATCGGCGAGATGCTGGGCATATCGGAGGGAACTTCAAAATCACAATATTCGCGCGCCAGGGCCATACTGCAGAGTATGCTGCTGCGCCAGGAAGAAAAACTTAAGGAACATGTCATCAGCAACTAACAATAAGCGCGGAGGGCTGGAGGAGGAGTTCCGCCGCCGCATGCAGGACGCTGAGGCTTCTCCGTCCGCAGACCTTTGGGCCCGCATAGACCACAGCCTGACCGTGCAGGAAAACGGGCAGTACAAGCGGGGAATGCTTTTTTACAGGCAGCTGGCAGCCGCTTGCGTGACGCTGCTGCTGATAGCGGGTGGTTTTGCCGCCTACTATTTTGGCGGCCCTGCCGTGGCGCCTGTGGCCCAGGTGGAGCAGCCAAACCGAACTTTCGCCGCCGTACAACCTGCCAGGGAAGAAGCCGCTGCTACCAACGAAGCCATTGCCGCCGCCATGCAGGAGCCAGCATCAATAGAGCCTAAAGCCTTAGCGAGCCAAATTATAGCCAGGGCCGCAAAAGCTGGCAAAGAGCCAGTGGCTGCAAGTATAAAGTCAGAGACTACTGCCAACATCACTGCCGTTGCCACTACTACAGCCGCTACCCCCGACCCTGGCGCCTGGCATAGCGTGCCGGCCGGCAAGTACGGCATGGCCCCTCAGAACGCGCGGGGAGGCCGCGAAAGTATGGATGCCCGTAGTATGTTCTCCAGGCTCGAAAGTATGAGCCGGGTGTTTACAGAGCGCCCAAGCGGTGCTTCCAGGTTTGTTGCTGGCGGAGCGCCTGCCCTCGCCGGAGCGTCACATGAGGCTCCGGAAGATTTCAGGACACTGAACGAGATCGTGATGAACCGCATGAAGCAGCTGAAGGCAGAGCAGGAGGCGGTGCAGCAGATGTATAAATCAGAGAAAAAAGCACTGGCTACCGCTGCTGCCGATACAGAAAAAGAGAATACATCTGCTGGGAGATGGTCTTTGGGGATGGCCTATGCACCGAGCTACTTTGAGCAAAACATCGGCATCCCTTCCCAGATGATGGGTCCCATGAACAGCTTTGCTTCGTTTGCCCCCGCCACAGCCATGCAGCAGTCGGCCCGCATGATGGACGAGGCCCGCGAGGAGCATGAGGAGGAAGTGGAACCCGGCTTCTCATTCGGCATAGAGGCCAAGGCGGGCTTTAGGCTGGGCAAAAAATGGAAATTGCTGAGCGGCTTGGGCTTTACACAAAACACCGCCCGCTCCAAATCCAGCTACGTGATACAGCAGTTCTGGCGCAGGCCGGGCACAGAGCAGGCCGAGTCGCCGGGGGCCACCACGATCTTTGTGCCGTCGCTTAGCAGCAACTACGCCTCCGACTCGCTTAGCGTGGCCAAAACCGACGAGTTTAACGTGCTGTACCGCTACCGCCACCTTACCGTGCCGGTGGGCGTGCAGTACGAGGGCAACCTGGGCAAAGACTGGTTCTGGTTTGCCGGCGGTGGCGTAGCGGCCAACATCCTGCTCCAGACGTCTATCCTGGCCTCTGCCGCCGAGGTGCGCGATACGGACTACGAACTCAACGACGACAACTCCCCGTTCCGTAAGCTGCAGTGGTCTGGCAACGTAACTGCCGGTGTGGGCAAGCGCCTTTCCAACAACCTGTCCATTGCCATCGGGCCGGAGTACAGGGGATACTTCGATACGATGCTTTCTTCGCCGGAGAAGGCGCAGGCGCCGCAGGGCAAGCCCTACACCATGGGCTTCAACATGGCCCTGAACTACGACATAGGACCGGGCCGCAGATAGCCGATTATTTTTCCGGTAGCTTGCAACGCGCAGGTATACTTTGGGGTCATAAAAGTATAGAAGACAAAAGCCTGCTGCCTATGAAACCACTGCTGAACCTGATGGA is a window of Pontibacter kalidii DNA encoding:
- a CDS encoding tyrosine-protein phosphatase, which gives rise to MKNLFGGNEPALEVSLGELGADMHSHILPGIDDGSESLAQSLELVQGMKELGYRKLIMTPHIMSDFYKNTPEIIREKLQLLRQAVKEAGIEIELDCAAEYYLDEGLLDKLDNDEELLTFGKNYLLFETSFLNEPLNLRETIFKMRSKGYQPVLAHPERYTYFYGKFEELVALREHGVLFQPNLNSLVGYYSPGARDVAERLVEQGLVDFLGTDTHGMKHIATLHKVLGSKYLVKALALPLRNRQL
- a CDS encoding NAD-dependent epimerase/dehydratase family protein; amino-acid sequence: MVFVTGGSGLIGSFLIPELLQRGHQVKALYRNQIPAVAGADQVQWVEGDILDPALLREALVGVKYVFHSAGLVSYAPQDGELLKQVNIEGTANLVDACLEAGGIKLCHVSSIAAVGRPKNTEVLNEDAKWDPAAEVSAYASSKYFGELEVWRGVAEGLDAVIVNPSIILGPADWSRSSTQLFRYVYNERPFYTAGEANFVDVRDVVEAMLRLAFSDLSGERFILNAERVSYKNFFEKAAACFGKRAPGMRVPSALAEVVWRLEHARAWLTGARPLITKDTARVSRKTHFFSNDKLRKAIGFEFRPVSESVNWVCRELQGQMSAGSLQGGK
- a CDS encoding tetratricopeptide repeat protein, which produces MKENFDEHSEELELIQRYERMLGNNEAAFFDLTDFEYIIDHYTANFEYKKALAACNSALVQYPFSTELQIDKAQLLAMSGSFEEALVLINKVAEVEPENADVQLTRGIIYTQRGEFRDAIDYFKKALAYADDRDDIYFNIALAYQTWGKLSSAVKYYKKCVELNPENEAAMQEILYCLDVTNTVSENVPFFQKFVDDEPYSYVAWFNLGNVYNKMGAYDKAIAAYDYATIIRPDFITAYNNMANALVYMGEYTKAIEAFNAMIEHGEPNAEIYCNIGECYEKMQQWDLSRRYYQKSVDLDPEMDEAWFGIGVILDAQGKWYEAVHFFKKAVELYDDSADYWVALAGAEYHVGHVVSALESYERASEIRPDDKNIYLNWSVILYEQGNFEEATDIILNAIELQPKEAELYYRACAYMLSAGKYREAYNYLENALILDFDKHRLLFEFFPELESQRALARLIDQYRK
- a CDS encoding phosphosulfolactate synthase translates to MNYTLKSIPERAAKPRERGFTMAMDKGLSVREVEDFLEVAGEYVDIVKLGWATSFVTPNLTKKLDVYRAAGIPTYFGGTLFEAFIARNQFEDYRRVLDKYQMTFAEVSDGSLDMPHDEKCAYIAKLAEQVTVLSEVGSKDAEKIIPPYMWIRLMKAELEAGAWKVIGEAREGGNVGLFRSTGEVRSGLVEEILTQVPFEKILWEAPQKAQQVWFIKLLGANVNLGNIAPSEVIPLETIRLGLRGDTFDHFLNMEKAGQKI
- a CDS encoding DUF368 domain-containing protein — encoded protein: MERRSLKEYLLLFSKGMGMGAADVVPGVSGGTIAFITGIYEELLGSIRSVNGQALKLLLRFDLKGFWKHINGNFLVVLLAGIGVSFASLSRLILYLLEFHAEMLWAFFFGLIVASAVVVAKKITRWTLGVVLAGLLGIAIAYYITVATPAQTPEAYWFVFLSGAIAICAMILPGISGSFILVLLAKYEYIMLALKDLKISIILTFGLGCVTGILTFSHVLNWMLRKYHNVTVALLTGFMVGSLNKVWPWKQTLETYTDRHGEVKPLVQENVLPTNYEAITGHDAYLLYGALLAIFGFLMVYLLDRFSNDTATQQVRV
- a CDS encoding shikimate dehydrogenase family protein codes for the protein MRKFGLIGKKLGHSFSKKYFTEKYEREGITDAVYGLYELPGVQALPGLLQQEPELVGLNVTVPYKEQVIPLLDELDEAAAAIGAVNTIKISGGRTKGYNTDYIGFRNSLEEFYPEQERGQALVLGTGGAAKAVWAALDALGIPYLRVSRKEAEGQLSYAQLTPELLLSYNLVINTTPLGMYPHVQEQPPLPYEHITAGHYCYDLVYNPIQTLFLQSCAAQGASTLNGLPMLHLQAEAAWDIWNS
- a CDS encoding YkvA family protein, yielding MTQLYTLKQKAHSLHTDIYALYLAYRDSRVRWYVQVLLAVSIAYAVSPIDLLPDLVPVFGYLDDVVIVALGLSVSYRLLPKAVLQEARLQAYEEMGQSVLAIKAISYAWLLLLTLLGILFYKFLHLPY
- a CDS encoding RNA polymerase sigma factor translates to MKLFTKPKSDEERLIEGCIAGKRDMQRLLYDLYAKKMMVVCLRYAPTTFEAEDIMQDAFIKVFNHIQNFKKDCPLEFWIRRIMVNTALKHLRSKQLLTVSHEAEEVANISSGDMSLSDYTMDELLGMIQSLAPRYRMVFNLYAIEGYNHKEIGEMLGISEGTSKSQYSRARAILQSMLLRQEEKLKEHVISN
- a CDS encoding porin family protein; this encodes MSSATNNKRGGLEEEFRRRMQDAEASPSADLWARIDHSLTVQENGQYKRGMLFYRQLAAACVTLLLIAGGFAAYYFGGPAVAPVAQVEQPNRTFAAVQPAREEAAATNEAIAAAMQEPASIEPKALASQIIARAAKAGKEPVAASIKSETTANITAVATTTAATPDPGAWHSVPAGKYGMAPQNARGGRESMDARSMFSRLESMSRVFTERPSGASRFVAGGAPALAGASHEAPEDFRTLNEIVMNRMKQLKAEQEAVQQMYKSEKKALATAAADTEKENTSAGRWSLGMAYAPSYFEQNIGIPSQMMGPMNSFASFAPATAMQQSARMMDEAREEHEEEVEPGFSFGIEAKAGFRLGKKWKLLSGLGFTQNTARSKSSYVIQQFWRRPGTEQAESPGATTIFVPSLSSNYASDSLSVAKTDEFNVLYRYRHLTVPVGVQYEGNLGKDWFWFAGGGVAANILLQTSILASAAEVRDTDYELNDDNSPFRKLQWSGNVTAGVGKRLSNNLSIAIGPEYRGYFDTMLSSPEKAQAPQGKPYTMGFNMALNYDIGPGRR